In the Tachyglossus aculeatus isolate mTacAcu1 chromosome 6, mTacAcu1.pri, whole genome shotgun sequence genome, ctcagccccttgagggcagagaccgtttctatcaactctattatattgtacttttccaagcacttgtacaatgctctacgcacagtaagtactcaacaaacaccatttgggttcaaatcccggctctgccaattgtcagctgtgtgactttgggcaagtcacttaacttctctgggcctcagttatctcatctgtaaaatggattaagactgtgagcccactgtgggacaacctgatcaccttgtaacctctccagcgcttagaacagtgctttgcacatagtaagcgcttaataaatgccattaaaaaaaaaacaaaaaacaaccaccaCTGATTGGGTGACACAGGAAACTTGTGATAggcttgacacgtaataaacgtttaataaatatcataatagtaataatacaataATGCCAGGTTTCTGCTTCTGTGGATTTTCTTACAAGGATGAGCAGAGCTTGGATTGGAAAAGTATGGTGCTTCTCTCCAATTTCCTTGACCCTTTGTGTTCATTCccctctccggacctcagtttcctcagctggaaacaGGGAAAAGCTGATCCTTACTTTTTGCCCGCCCTCAGAGAGGATAATATGGCGAATGCAAACATtggcttcactgccactgtcctctcttatttctcctcctaactttctggccgctcattctcagtcttttttgcgggcttcttctctgcctcccaccccctaactgtgggtgtcccttgaGGTTCAATtctggggtccccttctattctccatctacatccactcccttggagaactcatttgctcctatggcttcaactaccacctctatgcggatgagtACCAAATCTACATCCtgagccctgatctctcaccctgtctgcagtcttacattttttCTTaccatcaagacatctctacttggatgtcctgctgtcacctaaaacttaacatgtccaaaacaggatccttatcttcccacccaaacagtgTCCTTCCCTTCACTCTCCCATCACGGTAGGCGACACCACCATTGTTCCTGtcacacaagcccgtaaccttggcattatcctggactcccctctgtcattcagcccacacattcaatctatcactaaatcctgtccgttcaaccttcacaatggtGCTaaagtccgccctttcctctccatccaaactgctgccaccttAATCCAccacttaacctatcccaccttgattactgcatcagtcttcttgctgacctccctgcctcctgtctctccccactccagtccacacttcactctgctggccagatcatttttccacaaaaatgttcagtccaagtttcctcactcctcaggaaccttcagGTTccttcatccacctccacaataaacagaaactccttaccatgagctttaaagccctcaatcaccgtgccccctcgtacctcacctcgctactcctattacaactcagcctgcacactttgctcctccagtgcttctcactgtacctcgatcttgtctaactcaccgcatacgtcctgcctctggcctggaacgcccttcctcttcatatccaacagacaatgactctccccaacccttcaaagccttattgaaggcacaactcccccAAGAAGGCCTCTCTaagccctttctttccttttcttcaactccccttGGCGTTACCCCAACTTACGCCCTTACGTACATATTTTtagttaatttatattaacgtccgtctcctcctcgagactgtaagctcgctgtgggaaagaatatgtctattacattgttttattgtactttcccaatcgcttagtacagtgctgtgcacatgggaagtgctcagtaaatatgatcgattgatcggtGTGTCAGAGCCAGCCCTTGACCTAGCCGTCTCTTATTTTTGCAGCCCTGAAATGGAAGGGCCCTACCGCAGTGAGAGCGAGCGACAACGGCTCTTTGATCTCTACCACTACTTGCACAGCCGCCTCCACAGCAACTCCCGGCCTCTCCGCCTAATCTATCATGTGGCTGAGAAGGAAACCCTGCTGGCATGGGTGAGACCTTGAGGAAGTggctgtggggtgggagtggggctaGATGAATATATATCTATCTCTATTTATATCTACatctagatatatatagagatagacgatctctctctatatagctgtatatatacagagagggagataaagatatatagagagagcgagggggagagagagaaagacaaagagagagatcaCAGGGTTTGGAAACAGGAGTCTTTGGATTCCATTTCTACTTTCCAACAGGTTTTTCTCCTTGAATAACAGAAAAAGGACCTGCCTGGGGTGGCCATGAATGAGAAGCTGGGGGGAAGGGTGGGTTGCTGACCTCAGTTTAGCCTGGGGTGGTATAGGTACTGGAATAGGAGTCAATAAAAGTTTAAGGCAGAATTTGAGAGATTGACCAGGGGGTGATGCCGCCCAGCCgcatagggagggagggggtgggagggacactGAGGGCTTtgacttccctcttcccttttccagGTCACCAGCAAATTTGAGCTGTACACTTGCTTCAGCCCCTTGGTCACCAAGGCCGGCGCCATCAACGTCATCACTAAGCTGTTGCGCTGGCTCAAGAAGGAAGAGGACCGGCTCTTCATCCGCTATCCCCCGAAATactccaccacccccaccccgggccggGGATCTCGGGGCGGCCGGGGAACGGACAGAACGGACACTGCTACTGCAGAGAACGGTTTTTTCTCGGGACTCTAGGAATGGTTCCCCTTCCCCTAACCCGCTGGTCAATTGCCCCGGAGGTCCCCTGGCCTTTCCGTTTGTCTTCTCAATCCTTCCCCCTCGGTGAAAAGGGCCTCAGGCGATCTGCTgtgtcccctgcctctgcctgctTCCCCGTTGGGTCTCAGCCTGGTGTGGGAGAGAGTTGCTGCTTGTCGGTTTGATTTTTGTCTGTTGCATGCTCTTCTGGAGAAATATGCTCCCCACCAATAAGTATCCTATCTTCCTCTCCGGTGACTCCACAAAGAGCGCCGGGCCTGGCTACCCTGCCTAAAAAATGTCTTTGGGGCAGGGAAGCGGAGGGTAGACTTCCTGAGGCCTCTTCCTGACTCTACCCCATGTAGTCTTTTGTCCGTCCTGGGGTAAGCCATTTTTCCATCTCACGGCCTCTGGGTCTTCAGCCATAAAATGGAAAGAGGAACGCTGTGGATACCTCAGGGAAAAGGTACAGTGTGAAGATGAACTCACCTGAGCTCATGCCtgactcctttctccttcctgcccatCCTGCCGCTCAGAAGACATAGCTGGTGAAGGAGTGCAATGCTTACCTAAGCCCCTTAATTTATATTTTTCCTCTTTGCTGTTGCTGGCTAGTTGGTTTTTCCAGACTTCCTTCTTGGgggctctttctccccttttggaATAAATGAGCAACGGGATTGCCAGAGTgccggggctgggtgggggcggtGGCGGTGAAAGAGAAATCGTGGCTGAACTCATTGACAAGATTAGTAGTTACTGTGCTGGTGTGCAGAGGGGACTCCAGCTCGAATGTGGAGATTGGGAATGGAACAATCAGCTGAGTGGGAAGACTCAACCAATATTTCTCTCTCAGGAAGTCTGTTGTCAGCTTCTCTTTCCAGAATGTGTATTCCTCATGGGTCCGTAGTTCTCAGCATCCCTAGATCTCTGCTCTGACTCTTCGCCCATCAGTATTTCTCGTTAGAAGGTCTACAACCTCCCTGATCCCGTCAAGGTTTTGTTGCTGTCCCCATCAGAGTGCCTGGCCCAGAACTGAGTGATTATTCCCAGCAAAGTTAGAGGGAAGCCTTCCTTTCGACAGTGCTTTTATTCCTGGAATTGGCCCTGGAGCTCATCAGGGCCCTGCTAATCCTAACTCTTGGTTAGGACTTTGgaaagccctttccttcctcttaccCCTCACCATGAAAAGTTTTACTTTTATGAGCTGTATTGGAGGAGATTCAGGAGCTGGCCACGGGCTTTGACCCAGCATTTTGACTTTTCAGGGTCCATCCAGATTTTTAAAAACacaatcccacccccacccctataACCCTTAGTTCTGTGGTGGTCTTAGACTATGATGGTTTTCCAGGAGCAGGCCCGGGGGCAGACCGCTTCTTAAAGGtggcagctccttctccctttcatACACCTCTCTCCAAGCTTGAAGAGGGTAGCGAGGGTTTTGCCCAAATTTGGCTCTGTCTACTGGTTTAATTCTCTATTACCAGTGACTGGTTCCCTAGCCTTAGTCTCTAAGCAAGAATGGGTGGAACAAGATGTCTCCCTTACCCACTAAACTTACTCGGGAAATATAATCCAAGGAgtagatctattctatttttccacattctgcttgatgatgatggcatttattaagcgcttactatgtgcgaagcactgttctaagcactggggaggttacaaggtgatccggttgtcccacggggggctcacagtcttcatccccattttacagatgaggtaactgaggcaaagagaagctaagtgacttgccccaagtcacacagctgacaactggcggagccggaatttgaacccatgacctctgactccaaagcctgagctctttccatggagccacgctgcttctcacgctgcttgttTTGCCTTAGGGTTGAGAGGGGCAGAAAGGAAGACTTTCCGTCATGTTCCCTGAAATCTGGGTAGAGAGGCAGCAGGCATCAAAGTCCAGGAATTTCTCTGGGCAGAGGCCTTCCTAATTTTTTCCCGGGGGCAAGATAAGAGGGCATGGGAAGAGGGAGATATGGAGAAGGGAGAATTAACTTGCTGCTTGCAGAAGAGTCCTGGGTTTCCAACTTAAATTTGTCGATCACTTGGCTAAGGTTTCTGGGCCCAGGATGAGCCCCGTCTCCCCATGGATGTGACTGTCCTCTTGGGCAGGATGCCCATCATCGCAGTTGGAGCAGAGTAGCTCCCCAAGTAGCTCCCTGCAGGTTGTTTCATGGGTTAACGTGGCCGAGGAGAGGTCAACTGTCACCATATAGACGAGCAAGCCTCCTCATTGCCAAGTCACTGCTATTTGAATTCTAGTGTCACCCCATTCCCCAGCTTTTGAAGTCGCCCATGTTTTTTTCCAATCTCTTCTCCCTAATACAGTTTTTGGGTGCATCTTTTGACCACTGAGATTTCTCTGGGCTGTGGCTTTACCAGGATTGGGTCAGGGGGTGCTTACAGAAAGGAGGGTTGTATTTCTCTGCATAGCCTGTGGTCTCGGGCTGGGGGCAGCTGCTTCTGGGTTGGGCTGCCtcactttcattttttttcacggtatttgttaagcacttactatgtgccaggcactctactaagtacaggggtagatacaagcttatcaggttggacagagtcccacatgaggctcacagacttgttccccattttaatgatgaggtaactgaggcacagagatgtgaagtgacttgcccaaggttacacagctgagaagtggcggagccaggattagaacccaagtccttcaggatcccaagcctgtgctctctagccctgaggccacgctgcttctctatctttgaAGGAGGCACTTTTTTGTTCCCCTGAGGTTCTGACTTTATGTGTATTATAAAAAGTGTTAAAATAAGGCTTGAATTTTTGTCTGTTCCTTAACTAGTCATAGGCTAAGGTGGAAGGTAGGGACAGTGGACTAAGGTAGAAAAAGGAAGAATTACTTGATGAAGCAAAGGAAATGGCTAACACCTGGACCCCAGCTCTTTACACTGGATTATTCTGAtacttatcaagcatttacttaaaataataattgtgattattatatACCAAGCCCTGACTAGGCAGTGAAGCAGATACAATatcatgtgctaaacactgggagagatagaagacagccaggtcagaaatagtccctgtcccttataaggctcacagtcacaatggagagcagggattttatccacatatcacagatgaggaaactgaggtacagagaagttgtgacggcCCAAGGTCCAGGGCAGAGCCAAGAGTAGAACtggggtctcccaactcccagtcccaaatgctttccagtaggccacactgctttctcagcCCTAGATCAGGACatcataaatcaatcatttattgagtgcttactatgtgcagagagcacgtaataaatgctttgggagagtacaataccacagaatgtGTACAgcagatgtttcctgcccataatgagctttcagtctagaggagacagacattaatatgaatacatacataatttataataaatttttgtactaagtgctgtgggggtgggacaaatatcaactgtccaaaggtcacagattgaagtgtgtaggcgatgcagaagggaaagcaaaccaggaaaaagagggattaatcggggaaggcttcttggaggagatgtgggtaTTGGATGGCTTCCCCCCCAGCAAATTAGCAGAATGGGGCATGTTTTCAGTTCTCTTTAGTGATTCTTTTTTCCAGCTAGCTTTTGGGCTGGACTTTAATCTTAGCGTGCAGTGGAGTTTAACCTCCCTCAAATAGCACTTGCTTTTGACCTGAACATAGTCTGTCCAGACCTACATGCACACCCTTTTACAAGGGGGATGAAtggaggaagcaagtcagggtgaaggggaagggagtatgagaagaagaaagagcttggtacagtgctgagcacacagtaagctctcaataaatacgattgaatgaatgaagaaaggagggcctcttggaggagatgggaagagagaagcagcgtggcttagtggaaagagtacacaggcttctgagtcagaggtcatgggttctaatcccggctctgccacttgttagctgtgtgactttgggcaagtcacttaacttctctgtgccccagttacctcatctgtaaaatggggattaagactgagccccatgtgggacaacctgattaccttgtttccctcccagcacttaggacagtgcttggcacatagtaagcgcttaacaaatgccatcattattattattattgttattaggggcctttactagggctttgaaggggtagcgagcagcggggagagagaaattgtctgttttccaggccagaggcaggagtgtAGGCATCACCTACCCTCAGGGAGGACATAGATCGGGGGTAGATCTAGGTTTCCAGAGCGTGAAGTAGCTCCCCCGTTCCCTTCACGTATGGAACTATCACCCAGCTTGGCATTCTTTTCAAAAAGACAACGGACGAGCTGATGCAATCACCTGCAGCTTCAGTTTCTTGCCAACTGTTACCACTTCCAGAGAGGTTTAGGTTAGAAAATGAGGAACAGCATCACATTGGTGGATAAGCGACTTTATTCCCACATCCTCTCGGATGCCTCAGCACATCGCCACGGGTCTATACTGAGTACATTACGGCCTGCAGAGCTTTGAATCCATTCAGCCACTTACATATCCATATCATAAAACCCACCCTAGAGTTGATGCAGGCAGCTTCCCGGTCCCTTTGTCCTTTCCCTGTGTGAATCGTTCATGGCCTGGCATTAGCCTCTGAGTGCTCAGTCTACATTTACAGCTTGCTTTTGGGGTCTTGTGGTCAGATGGCTCCCcacggtctttttttttttaactcttcctCAAAAGGTTTCCCCTACTATGCAAAAAATCCTGCATGTTGACTCCAGAAGCTACTTCTGGGTCTCCATCTTTGGTCCAGACCCACCAACTTGGCACTGCTGCAGTCTCCAACAGATTGATGGGGGCAGTCCCTACGGCCAAGGTTTTAGGGGGGACGTGGGGTGCTGAATGTCTCCAGGCCAGGAAGGACTaagaggcagaaggcagaggCACTGCAGGAGTCCTGCTGCGGCAGCATCTCCACGAGCTGCTGCGCACTTGGGCCGTGGGCTGGAGTTGCACCGTGGCATCAGCGGTGAGGAGCACGGACCACGGAAGCCAGTCCCCAAGGCGTGAAGACTGCGGGGTGGTAGGGAATCGGCGCATGCCCTGCTAAAGTGAGGGGGCTCAATGCTAGGCTGCAGAGCCCGACCCCAGGCcgcggagtggggaggagggaatcaatcaatcaatcaatcgtatttattgagcgcttactatgtgcagagcactgtactaagcgcttgggaagtacaaattggcatcacatagagacagtccctacccaacagtgggctcacagtctaaaagggggagacagagaacagaaccaaacataccaacaaaataaaataagtaggatagaaatgtacaagtaaaataaataaaataaatagagtaataaatatgtacaaccatatatacatatatacagggaacacCCGCATACCTGCAAATGAACTGTTGAGGCTCTTTCAAGAAGTGTGTGTGCCTCTGGGTTGGGTGCAGGAGGGATCTCACACTGGCCTCTCTCTTCGAGGTGAGGTGAGGGCCTTGGTGCGCTCAGGGAAGTATCGGGCACACAGCCACCTTGATCTCCCGGGACGTGACGGTCAAGTTCTTGTTAGAGCACGCCACACGGGAGGCCTCGCTGGCGATGCACTCGAACACGTCGTCGACAAATGAATCCGTGATTTCCATGGCCTTGACTGAGGTGCTGGTGAAAGAGTGGACCTGCTTCAGGACCTTGTAAACGTAGGTGAATTTCTCCCGGCGTCTATACTTGCGCTTCTTGCGGGCCTTCCGATCCTTCCTTCCTTGAtgagcgaagcagtgtggcctagtggatagagcacaggccttggagtcagaaggacctgtgtcctcatcccggctctgccacttgtctgttgtgtcacttctcaatgcctcagttgcctcatctgtaaaatgggcattaggactgtgagccccatatgagatagggattgtgtccaacctgatttgcttgtatccaccccagcgcttggtacagtgcctggcacagagtgagtgcatggcaaataccgcaattattgttattatacgaagcagcatggcttagtggatatagcactgtcctgggagtcagaaggactcaggttctaatcttggctccatcacttgtctgctgggtgaacttgggtaagtcacttcacttatttgccctcaattacctcatccgtaaaatggggattaagactatacgccccaggtgggacggaatatgtccaacctgattagcttgtatctagcccagcataaGTGctggacacattgtaagtgcttaacaaatactaattattattattaataataaatgtgtttgtaTGCAGCATGTAAAGGAGCTTTGCTAAGATTGTGGCTTGAAACAAATTAATTCCATCTCTTTAATGTCTGGGTGGTTCTGCCCTCTCTAAAGCTGTTTTGGGTTTATACAAGGTTGTGGAGATTTGCCTTTTGTGGACCTTGGATATTAACTGGCAAGGGCAGTGATCGTATAATCCAAATCGGCTCTTTCTGATCCTCTCTGGGCCCTACTTCGCCTGTGCTTCTCTACAAGTGAAAAACAAGAGCAGGCCCAAGTTGGCTGAAGTCATTTTAGTTTAATAGCCAGTTTTTGCTGCCTTTGAAGAACTCCTGGAGATCTAGCaattgcaattttttttaaacacaaagCAGATAGCATGACATCagtctggtccctctctgcatgATCCTGCCCTGGCCACTGGACCCAAGGGGCAATATGAGAACTCAGATCAGCTTTGAAAGGAGATCACAGAGACTGTGGAAACCTTAGAGGGCTTCTGCGAGGAAATGTCCACAACCACGATATGAAAATGCTAAAAATGTCAAACAGAAACAGCCTCCACCCCTGAGCTACAGTTGTTCTTGATTTCTGTTTCGGTAGTACCTCCAGACTTGTCTGGTCTGACGTAGGGTAGCACAAAGCTAACCAGGGAAGGGAGCTGTCTTATGAGAGCTGTCTGTTTTCCATGAGTACTCTCTTCTGCCTTGCAGGTTTGGGTAGGGGCAGCTGAAGTCTACTTCTAGTCAACTCATAGCAAAGCAATGACCAGACCAGTTAAAGGattacagagagagagggagagcatgcTCCTGTCTACATTAGCTAAtgggcaatattcattcattcaatcatatttgagcacttatggtgtgcagaacactgtactaagtgcttgggagagtacaatataacaataaacggacacattccctgcccacaatgagcttaaagtctacagaggggcccagacattaatataaacaaatatattacagatatggacataagttctgtggggctgggagggggaatgaataaagggaggaagtcagggcaacgcagagggagtgagggaacagggaaggagggcttagggaaggcctcttggaggagatatgtctgtaataaggctttgaagggggagagagtaattggctgctggatttgaggaaggagggtgttccaggttggaggcaggacacgggagagaggtcggtggcaagataaataagattgaggtacagtaggaAGGTTGTTAGAGAAGGTTAGTGTGCAGGCCGGATTGTAgtaagagtagcgaggtgaggtaggagagggcaaggtgattaagtgctctaaagccaatgatgaggagtttttgtctgatgcagaggtggatgggcaatcattggagtttcttgaggagtggggaagcacgaTTTGAActtttttggtagaaaaatgatccgggcggcagagtgaagtagggactggagtggggagagacaggaggccagggaagtcagcaaggaagctgacaataatcatggtgggataggataagtgattgaattCATGtgacagttgggatggagaggaaagggtggattttagccatgttgtgaaggtggaaccgacaggatttagtgatgggttgaatgagagaaaggagtcatggTGTAatcgatagagcatggtcctgggagtcctaaggtcctgggttctaatccatgttcccccactcatctatagtgtgaccttgggcaaatcactcacttctctgtgcctcagttacctcatctgtaaaatggggattgagactgtgagctccctatgggccaaggactgtgtccaactcgattttcttgtatccaccccagtgcttagtactgtgcctggcacatagtaatcggttaacaaaaatcatcattattaagaataatagcgtggctcagtggaaagagcccgggctttggagtcagaggtcatgggttcgaatcccggctcagccacatgtctgctgtgtgaccttgggcaagtcacttaacttctctgagcctcagttccctcatctgtaaaatggggattaagactgtgagccccttgtgggacaacctgattatgttgtaacctccccagggcttagaacagtgctttgcacatagtaagcgcttaataaaatcccattattattattaattaagaataatgccaaggctatgtgTTTGTGAGGccggaaggatgatggtgccatctgtAACGTTGGGACAGTTACAGGGAGGACAGCTTTTGctggggaagataagaagttctgctttggacatgttaaatttgaggtgatgggaggacttcCAAGcagagacgtcttgaaggcaggaggaaatgtgagactgcagagagggagagagattagagttggagatgtagatttgggtatcatctgtatagaggtggaagttgaagccacgtgagtgaatgaattctccaagggagtgggtgtagatggagaacagaaggggacccagaactgaaccttgagggacccccacagttagggggtgggaggcagaggaggagcccatgaaagagactgagaatgagcagccagataggaggagaaccaggagaggacaatgtataGAATATAGACCTGTTTTCTGTTACTTTTATACTCCCTAAGTGGCACGGACACTGGAAATCTTATGGTGGTTGCCAGCCAGACTTTGCCTGGTCAACATTTTTCTTTAATTCTCTTACCCCTACTAgttatccctcctctcctcacgtTTTGCGCTTCTCAAAACTGTGTCCCTTCTCCCCGTGGCTTTAGGGAGACCCTGCCACCACTTCATCAGTCCCCTGTTCCCAAGCAGCCAGCCCTTTTTCGCTTCCCTCCAAACTTGTCatgtgcccccaccccctcccctatcCAGTCACACTAGCCCTGGCCTCATCACACTAGCCCTGGCCTCAAACCCGTGTGGTGATGGATGTGGGCGGAAGCCCTCGCTGTCCTTACTGCTCTACTCTCAGTAGTGACATCTAAACTGGTGGCTCACTGCACATAAGTGCACActgaaggagcatggtctagtggaaagagcatgggtctgagagccagaggacttggctctgccactttgctgctgtgtgacctgaggcaagtcacataacatctctgtgcctcagtttccttatctataatatggggattaaatacccattctctcttcccctcaccctgaGATTCCCATGTGGCACGGGgcctttatccaacctgattatcttgtatctagcccatgctcacagtacagtgtttggcacataagtgcttactaaataccactattgttgttgttactacaTGAGTGTCTCAGAGCCAGGTTGATCTGCCTTTCATTAGACCCAAATGTGtgatttttaaaactttttttaagGGCATCAGAAGACTAGCTAGCCTCCCGAATCTCCTGAAGGTCTGCGGGCACAACTCATACCTAATCATTTTAGGAGTGAGAGTTGCGTGCATTTGTTTTGACTGGGTGACTCATTTGCaagggggatagagcatgggcctagaagtctcaaactcacgggctcaaatcctgggtccgcagcttgggcaagtcatctcccttctctgtgcctcagttaccgcatctgcaaaatggggattaagactgtgagccccatgcgggacagggaccgcgtccaactcgatttgcttgaatccaccccagcccttataacagtgcttgccaaatagtaagtgcttaaataccacaattactattattgatttAGGGACAGTACCTAAAAGTGGTTTTCACTGTAGAAAAAGCCTAGATGACGGAAGAACCTCTAAATTCCTTCGTGTCTTAGTGCCCTGTTTCAAATAAGGTTAAGACATTTTAACAAATataacttattttctctgtgtacAAGTGCTTTGAAATCCTCAGAGTACAAGGTTTGGGGCAGGAACTTTCAATCTCTTTTTAGGAAGTGTATTTCTGTGGTCTCCAGGTTTCACCTGAAATGGCTTCCGATACCTTCACATTAGGTCATTCTCTGGGGAATCAGTCgatacacacacgcacgcacgcacgc is a window encoding:
- the LOC119929837 gene encoding histone H2B-like, with protein sequence PKLRTQDLSPPHCFAHQGRKDRKARKKRKYRRREKFTYVYKVLKQVHSFTSTSVKAMEITDSFVDDVFECIASEASRVACSNKNLTVTSREIKVAVCPILP